From Fibrobacter sp. UWR4, the proteins below share one genomic window:
- the epmA gene encoding EF-P lysine aminoacylase EpmA produces MTSEFKPTCTRENWIKRQTLMNKVRQFFVSRDALEVETPTLSNAGGTDPQLDYFQVGVEGEPPRFMMTSPEFHMKRLLAAGFGDIFQITKSFRKDEFGSHHNNEFSMVEWYRVGWPQEKLMDEVEGLVSEILGKPIHARRTRWVDAFRNYAGVDPFCEDLNCFADACAKRNIPTPDVSSMSQEDWWDYLMVFIIEPTLASNGPEFILDYPPSQAALAQTYKDADGFTWAKRFELFVDQVELCNGYTELTDAAEQRRRFAADLEIRKTMGKPLPPIDEHFLAGLESGMPACSGVALGLDRLFMLAMNQPEIGDVILFPSPIA; encoded by the coding sequence ATGACTTCTGAATTCAAACCTACCTGCACTCGCGAAAATTGGATTAAACGTCAGACCTTGATGAATAAGGTCCGTCAGTTCTTTGTCAGTCGTGATGCCCTGGAAGTGGAAACTCCCACTCTGTCCAATGCAGGGGGAACGGATCCTCAATTGGATTACTTCCAGGTAGGTGTTGAGGGGGAACCCCCGCGATTCATGATGACTAGTCCCGAATTCCATATGAAGCGTTTGCTTGCTGCGGGTTTTGGCGATATCTTCCAGATTACCAAGTCTTTCCGTAAGGATGAATTCGGTAGTCATCATAACAATGAATTCAGCATGGTAGAGTGGTACCGTGTGGGTTGGCCTCAGGAAAAACTGATGGACGAAGTGGAAGGCCTCGTCAGTGAAATTCTGGGGAAGCCCATCCATGCACGTCGTACCCGCTGGGTGGATGCCTTCAGAAATTATGCAGGCGTGGATCCGTTCTGTGAAGACTTAAACTGCTTTGCGGACGCTTGCGCCAAGAGGAACATTCCTACTCCGGATGTATCCTCCATGTCCCAAGAAGACTGGTGGGATTACCTGATGGTCTTTATCATCGAGCCTACTCTGGCCAGTAACGGGCCGGAATTCATTCTGGATTACCCGCCCTCTCAGGCCGCCCTTGCCCAGACGTACAAGGATGCCGATGGTTTCACCTGGGCAAAGCGCTTTGAACTTTTTGTGGATCAGGTGGAACTTTGCAACGGCTATACAGAACTGACGGACGCCGCCGAACAGCGTCGTCGTTTTGCCGCAGACCTTGAAATTCGTAAGACGATGGGTAAACCGCTGCCGCCTATCGATGAACATTTCCTTGCAGGATTGGAATCCGGGATGCCTGCTTGTTCCGGTGTTGCCCTGGGTTTGGATCGTCTGTTTATGCTGGCTATGAATCAGCCCGAAATCGGGGATGTCATTCTTTTCCCCAGCCCGATAGCTTAA
- a CDS encoding aminotransferase class V-fold PLP-dependent enzyme, which translates to MIDAEKIRSEFPMLVAGDQDAKPLSFLDSTATTQKPACVIDVMNDFYREHYSSVKRGVYRLSARTTEAYEATRKNVAKFINAKSESEIVFTRGTTESINLVAWSYGRKFFNAGDEILISGLEHHANIVSWQIVAEMKGAKIKVIPVLDSGDLDLSKLPELLTEKVKMVAVTHVSNAVGTVNPIEEIISVVRSRAPQAKILIDGAQSASHIKIDVQKLDCDFLAFSGHKIYGPTGVGVLYGKYDVLDSMPPWHGGGEMIKNVTFEKTTYADVPERFEAGTPAIAEVLGLGKAVEWLQEKGLDNIRAYEEEIVKYTLEQLATVPQIKVLGNPKERGALISVTLDGIAVSDAAMILDEENVAVRSGHHCAQPVMDRFGVDATLRLSFGAYTLKRDVDRFIAGIKRVVRLFA; encoded by the coding sequence ATGATTGATGCAGAAAAGATCCGTAGCGAATTTCCTATGCTGGTGGCAGGCGATCAAGACGCCAAGCCCCTGTCTTTTTTAGATAGTACCGCAACCACTCAGAAGCCCGCATGCGTCATTGACGTCATGAACGACTTCTACCGCGAACATTACAGTTCCGTAAAGCGCGGCGTATACCGTCTGAGCGCTCGCACCACCGAAGCCTACGAAGCTACACGAAAGAACGTGGCCAAGTTCATCAACGCAAAATCCGAAAGCGAAATCGTCTTTACCCGAGGAACCACCGAAAGCATCAATCTGGTAGCCTGGAGCTATGGGCGCAAGTTCTTCAATGCCGGTGACGAGATTCTCATTAGCGGCTTGGAACATCACGCCAATATCGTAAGCTGGCAAATCGTCGCCGAAATGAAAGGCGCAAAAATCAAGGTCATTCCCGTTTTGGACAGCGGCGATTTAGATCTTTCGAAACTGCCGGAACTGCTCACCGAAAAAGTGAAGATGGTGGCGGTCACCCACGTGAGCAACGCCGTAGGCACAGTGAATCCCATCGAAGAAATTATTTCCGTGGTCAGGAGCCGCGCACCCCAGGCAAAGATTTTAATCGACGGAGCCCAAAGCGCTTCCCACATCAAGATTGACGTGCAAAAGCTGGATTGCGACTTCTTGGCATTTAGCGGTCACAAGATTTACGGTCCTACCGGTGTTGGCGTTCTTTACGGCAAGTATGACGTGCTGGATTCCATGCCTCCTTGGCACGGCGGTGGCGAAATGATCAAGAACGTCACCTTCGAAAAGACTACCTACGCCGACGTTCCCGAACGTTTTGAAGCAGGCACTCCGGCAATTGCCGAAGTTCTGGGTTTGGGCAAGGCAGTGGAATGGCTGCAGGAAAAGGGCCTGGACAACATCCGCGCATACGAAGAAGAAATCGTAAAGTACACCCTGGAACAGCTGGCTACAGTCCCTCAGATCAAGGTTCTTGGAAACCCCAAGGAACGCGGCGCATTGATTAGCGTAACGCTGGACGGAATCGCCGTCAGCGACGCCGCCATGATTCTTGACGAAGAAAACGTCGCTGTGCGCAGCGGCCACCACTGCGCTCAACCTGTCATGGACAGGTTCGGCGTAGACGCCACCTTACGTCTCTCCTTCGGCGCATACACCTTGAAGCGCGATGTTGACCGCTTTATCGCAGGCATCAAGCGGGTCGTAAGGCTGTTCGCTTAG
- a CDS encoding TlpA disulfide reductase family protein: MVLKQRDLDSQFKEISRKIDNFSAIDVTNGKTSYQEEKGKATFIVLSASWCPACMAEIPMLKNLHSEFSDKGLKILMVSEDDNAKIAAKFKKKHKLPWTVIHWNYDLMNLLGNPGFIPVSFLVNDQDSIVQIHSGIFEENDVRKEILKLLK; encoded by the coding sequence ATGGTCCTGAAGCAAAGGGACCTTGATAGCCAATTTAAGGAAATTTCCCGAAAAATTGACAATTTCTCCGCAATTGACGTTACAAACGGAAAAACATCCTACCAGGAAGAAAAGGGCAAGGCCACCTTTATCGTCCTTAGCGCCAGCTGGTGCCCCGCCTGCATGGCGGAAATCCCCATGCTGAAAAATCTCCATAGCGAATTCTCCGACAAGGGACTAAAGATCCTGATGGTCAGCGAGGATGACAACGCAAAAATCGCTGCCAAATTCAAGAAAAAGCACAAGCTGCCTTGGACAGTAATTCATTGGAACTACGACCTGATGAATCTACTGGGAAATCCCGGATTCATCCCTGTGTCCTTCCTTGTCAACGACCAGGACAGCATTGTGCAAATCCACTCCGGCATCTTCGAAGAAAACGACGTCCGAAAAGAAATTCTGAAGCTATTGAAATAA
- a CDS encoding FISUMP domain-containing protein, whose protein sequence is MDYNYKKFFSIASVIFSLVSVSFAQQELHDAVDNGDVATAQKIVKKGAAEEIYCGKLNPNDAVKVYEKIFKAMPNESFENCPTQFAYGYGAKVCANAKAMDACSEVTKLLLKDGEAGNVNAIETLDGVMKAIIKNKAFAKPVKEQVDTTAWVACPKKGKDRAACIEQCKVQSDSLADEAHKALCDSKPEQFIETTITVSKPSPLFEMLRTEIAVGYWKAPMSVAEKFSKLTQTYAKALSIADTAVVNLAYVDRWAETYKAAGSALPGGQLFRFCASWQPQVDSMLAAKEIATRCPVFETFVDPRDQQKYKVKEINGLKWFVQNLNFAVEEGSLCYDREEENCKAYGRQYNHATALTVCPEGTHLATEDEWSSLEELAGGASSAAEKLRSNGSDDFAFTALFGGHTNKNGFSVTAGEGAYFWMEDAADEGRSYARSMFATDRDVSRIPVDNGYYMSVRCVMNWTANTMSATEQPAE, encoded by the coding sequence ATGGACTATAACTATAAAAAGTTCTTTTCTATTGCTAGCGTTATTTTCTCGCTGGTTTCCGTTTCTTTCGCGCAGCAGGAACTCCACGATGCTGTGGATAATGGTGATGTGGCCACTGCTCAGAAAATTGTCAAGAAGGGGGCTGCCGAGGAAATCTACTGCGGCAAGCTGAATCCCAATGACGCCGTAAAGGTTTATGAAAAGATTTTCAAGGCCATGCCCAACGAATCTTTTGAAAATTGTCCCACCCAGTTTGCTTATGGTTACGGTGCCAAGGTCTGTGCCAATGCCAAGGCTATGGATGCCTGTTCTGAAGTGACGAAGTTGTTGCTGAAGGATGGGGAAGCTGGTAATGTGAACGCCATCGAAACTCTGGATGGTGTAATGAAGGCTATCATCAAAAATAAGGCCTTCGCAAAGCCTGTGAAGGAACAGGTGGATACTACTGCCTGGGTGGCTTGCCCCAAGAAGGGTAAGGATCGTGCTGCCTGCATTGAACAGTGCAAGGTTCAGTCTGATTCCTTGGCTGACGAAGCTCATAAGGCCCTCTGTGATTCCAAGCCGGAACAGTTCATTGAAACAACCATTACGGTTTCCAAGCCGTCTCCGCTGTTTGAAATGCTCCGTACGGAAATTGCTGTCGGTTACTGGAAGGCCCCCATGTCGGTGGCAGAAAAGTTCTCTAAGCTGACTCAGACTTACGCAAAGGCACTTTCCATTGCGGATACAGCTGTGGTAAATCTCGCTTACGTAGATCGCTGGGCTGAAACTTACAAGGCTGCAGGATCTGCACTTCCCGGTGGTCAGCTGTTCCGATTCTGCGCCTCCTGGCAGCCTCAGGTGGATTCCATGCTTGCCGCCAAGGAAATCGCAACTCGTTGCCCTGTATTCGAAACCTTCGTGGATCCTCGCGACCAGCAGAAATACAAGGTGAAGGAAATCAATGGCCTCAAGTGGTTTGTCCAGAACCTGAACTTCGCGGTGGAAGAAGGTTCCCTCTGCTATGATCGTGAAGAAGAAAACTGTAAGGCTTATGGCCGTCAGTACAATCACGCAACCGCTTTGACAGTATGCCCGGAAGGAACTCACCTGGCAACGGAAGACGAATGGTCTTCGCTGGAAGAATTGGCTGGAGGTGCAAGTTCTGCCGCTGAAAAACTTCGTAGTAATGGTTCCGATGACTTTGCCTTTACCGCTCTCTTTGGCGGTCACACCAATAAGAATGGTTTCTCTGTAACTGCTGGTGAAGGTGCTTACTTCTGGATGGAAGATGCTGCTGATGAAGGCCGCAGCTACGCCCGCTCCATGTTCGCGACGGATCGTGATGTTTCCCGTATTCCTGTGGATAACGGCTATTACATGTCTGTTCGCTGCGTCATGAACTGGACCGCAAACACTATGAGCGCTACTGAACAGCCTGCCGAATAA
- a CDS encoding type IV pilus twitching motility protein PilT, which translates to MAYNIQDLLAEMVKRGASDLHITAGAPPLIRLHGKLTPIGENKLKPDETMRLTYSLMNEGQKKSFEQQKECDFSFGIANLARFRANAYLQRGCVAIALRIIPLDIKTFKELGLPKIMAEFTTRPSGLVLVTGATGSGKSTTLAAMIDKINKERHDHILTVEDPIEFLHKHQNCMINQREVGSDTMSFANALKMALRQDPDVVLIGEMRDLETIRAALTIAETGHLAFATLHTNSCVQTINRIVDAFPKGEQQTVRTQLSFVLQGVICQTLVPRIGGGRVMAYEVMNVTPGIRALIRDDKVHQIESMIEIGQKFGMNTMNMCLCELVKNRKVDRFEALSRSPSPDQLEQLMQKEGV; encoded by the coding sequence ATGGCATACAATATTCAAGATCTTCTCGCAGAAATGGTTAAGCGTGGCGCATCTGACTTGCATATTACTGCAGGCGCCCCTCCTCTTATTCGTCTTCACGGTAAGTTGACACCTATTGGTGAAAACAAGCTGAAACCGGATGAAACCATGCGATTGACCTATAGTTTGATGAACGAAGGTCAGAAGAAGTCCTTCGAACAGCAAAAGGAATGCGACTTTTCTTTCGGTATCGCAAACTTGGCTCGTTTCCGTGCGAATGCTTATCTGCAGCGCGGGTGTGTTGCGATTGCACTCCGTATTATTCCTCTGGATATTAAGACCTTCAAGGAATTGGGTCTTCCCAAGATCATGGCTGAATTCACCACCCGTCCTTCCGGCCTTGTGCTGGTGACTGGTGCTACTGGTTCCGGTAAGTCTACTACTTTGGCGGCTATGATCGATAAGATCAACAAGGAACGTCATGATCATATTCTGACGGTGGAAGATCCGATTGAATTTTTGCACAAGCATCAGAACTGCATGATTAACCAGCGTGAAGTAGGTAGCGATACCATGAGCTTTGCCAATGCGTTGAAGATGGCTCTTCGTCAGGACCCTGACGTGGTGCTTATCGGCGAAATGCGTGACTTGGAAACCATTCGTGCTGCACTTACTATTGCTGAAACGGGTCACTTGGCTTTTGCAACGTTGCATACCAACTCTTGTGTGCAGACCATCAACCGTATTGTGGATGCTTTCCCTAAGGGAGAACAGCAGACGGTCCGTACCCAGCTGTCCTTCGTACTTCAGGGTGTTATTTGTCAGACCCTGGTGCCTCGCATTGGTGGCGGTCGTGTCATGGCTTATGAAGTGATGAACGTGACCCCGGGTATCCGTGCCTTGATTCGAGATGATAAGGTCCATCAGATTGAATCCATGATTGAAATTGGCCAGAAGTTCGGCATGAACACCATGAACATGTGTCTGTGTGAACTGGTTAAGAACCGCAAGGTGGACCGTTTTGAAGCCCTTTCCCGTTCCCCCAGTCCTGATCAGCTGGAACAGCTGATGCAGAAGGAAGGGGTGTAG